From Selenomonas ruminantium AC2024, a single genomic window includes:
- a CDS encoding TrkH family potassium uptake protein, with protein MSWLGGLTFVVVMVTVLPQVSGCFGLTLSARQSIFFSPVWNKMAQSARQGTTVYAVLTVAAAGVFYLAGLNPFESLLRAMVTISSSGGSSVYAFIYYNNPALELAAMAVMLMSSLSLLLVWKAWKIKSILWLLKDTEIRNFLRVVLITGAVLAGHLYVTGTYDWVESLRYGFFQTMSFISTNGFVAAPFWLWPSFDRYVLFLLVFVGGCIGSATGGLKIMRLLVLFRLAWAEMRRTLHPRMVLSIKVDKLPVPDKIVGRILAFFYLYMTAFFVFAMILSLSGISIIQALGLAAGCLTSTGASSALFGLENLHILPDWAKIFCSLLMVMGRVEIFSFLVLLDMGRRSFQKRW; from the coding sequence ATGAGCTGGCTTGGAGGGCTGACCTTTGTGGTGGTGATGGTTACGGTACTGCCGCAGGTCAGCGGTTGTTTTGGTCTGACTTTGTCGGCCCGCCAGTCCATCTTTTTCAGTCCCGTCTGGAATAAAATGGCCCAGTCGGCCCGGCAGGGTACGACGGTCTATGCCGTTTTGACGGTGGCGGCGGCGGGGGTTTTCTATCTGGCCGGGCTGAATCCCTTTGAGTCGCTGCTGCGGGCCATGGTGACCATATCCTCCAGCGGCGGTTCTTCCGTGTATGCCTTCATTTATTACAATAATCCTGCTCTGGAACTGGCGGCCATGGCGGTTATGCTCATGTCCAGTTTAAGTCTGCTGCTCGTCTGGAAGGCCTGGAAAATCAAGAGTATCTTGTGGCTCTTAAAGGATACGGAAATCCGCAATTTCCTGCGGGTGGTTTTGATAACGGGGGCGGTACTGGCAGGGCATCTTTATGTTACGGGAACCTATGATTGGGTGGAAAGCCTGCGCTATGGCTTTTTCCAAACCATGTCTTTTATTTCCACCAATGGCTTTGTGGCGGCACCTTTTTGGCTCTGGCCCTCCTTTGACCGCTATGTGCTCTTCCTGCTGGTGTTCGTGGGCGGCTGTATCGGTTCGGCAACTGGAGGCCTTAAAATCATGCGTCTATTGGTGCTCTTTCGCCTGGCTTGGGCGGAGATGCGCCGTACTTTGCATCCTCGCATGGTTCTTTCCATCAAGGTGGATAAGCTGCCGGTGCCGGATAAAATCGTGGGACGAATTTTGGCCTTTTTCTATCTCTACATGACGGCGTTTTTCGTCTTTGCCATGATTCTTTCCCTGTCGGGCATCAGCATTATACAGGCTTTGGGGCTGGCGGCCGGGTGCCTGACCAGTACCGGTGCATCCAGTGCACTGTTTGGGCTGGAGAATCTGCATATTCTGCCGGATTGGGCCAAAATCTTTTGCAGTCTGCTGATGGTCATGGGTCGGGTGGAAATATTTTCCTTCCTGGTGCTGTTGGACATGGGCCGGCGCAGTTTCCAAAAGAGGTGGTAA
- a CDS encoding TrkH family potassium uptake protein produces the protein MDIRIIYYVLGRLVMAETITMFIPFAMALWNLESSVSGFAVALGLSASVGLVLQANGRKRETDLSMREGIAITGFGWALATGLGMLPYVCGGYLNALDAVFESISGFSGTGATVFNSLSGLPASILFWRMMTHWFGGLGIIVIFIALLPQTGQSSVYMYNAETTGPTEERVLPRLKDMTKVLFRMYLMFTFLAASVYMLCGLTPYEALTHAMSTIGAGGFSTYDDSAMHFDSPAFEWWMTFFMILAGGNFGLYYRIWQKGPGVIKRNSEFKAYLWIQGLAILLVFLNLAATMPLALGDALRYAAFQVGSLSTTGFVSADFEQWPPFSKGIILLLMMCGGCAGSTASGIKVVRVLVLLKNAWAVVHQKLSPRRVVEVRLNGSRVSEETLRRVGQFFFLYIFFIAFWALLLTLDGIEVFDALGLSVSTMGNIGPAFGIAGATCTYAGLSVFSKSILCISMLLGRLEMFTLLVMLTPDFWQKGNRW, from the coding sequence ATGGATATACGCATTATTTACTATGTGCTGGGCCGTCTGGTCATGGCGGAAACCATCACCATGTTTATCCCCTTTGCCATGGCTTTGTGGAATCTTGAGAGCAGTGTTTCCGGCTTTGCGGTGGCGCTGGGGCTTAGTGCTTCGGTCGGTTTGGTTCTGCAAGCCAATGGCCGCAAAAGGGAAACGGATTTATCCATGCGCGAGGGCATTGCTATTACGGGCTTTGGCTGGGCTTTGGCAACCGGCTTGGGCATGCTTCCCTATGTCTGTGGCGGCTACCTCAATGCGTTGGATGCGGTGTTTGAAAGCATTTCCGGCTTTTCCGGCACTGGGGCTACAGTGTTTAACAGTCTGTCGGGGCTGCCTGCCAGCATTCTTTTCTGGCGTATGATGACTCATTGGTTTGGCGGGTTGGGCATTATCGTGATATTTATCGCGCTGCTGCCCCAGACCGGGCAGAGTTCTGTTTATATGTACAACGCGGAAACCACGGGGCCGACAGAAGAACGCGTACTGCCCCGGCTGAAGGATATGACCAAGGTACTCTTCCGCATGTATCTGATGTTTACCTTTTTGGCGGCGTCGGTTTATATGCTCTGCGGGCTGACACCCTATGAGGCACTGACGCATGCCATGAGTACCATTGGAGCCGGCGGCTTTTCGACTTACGACGATAGTGCCATGCACTTTGACAGTCCGGCTTTTGAGTGGTGGATGACCTTCTTTATGATATTGGCGGGAGGCAACTTCGGCCTCTATTATCGTATCTGGCAGAAGGGCCCCGGGGTTATCAAGCGTAATTCGGAGTTCAAGGCCTATTTATGGATTCAGGGGCTGGCCATTTTGCTGGTGTTTCTGAACCTTGCGGCGACGATGCCGCTCGCCTTGGGGGATGCTCTGCGCTATGCGGCCTTTCAGGTGGGCTCGCTGTCTACTACGGGCTTTGTGTCGGCGGACTTTGAGCAGTGGCCGCCATTTTCCAAGGGTATCATTTTGCTTTTGATGATGTGCGGGGGCTGTGCCGGTTCCACCGCCAGCGGTATAAAGGTGGTGCGGGTGCTGGTACTCCTGAAAAATGCCTGGGCTGTGGTGCATCAAAAACTTTCGCCTCGCCGGGTGGTGGAAGTGCGTCTGAACGGCAGCCGGGTCAGTGAGGAAACCCTGCGGCGGGTAGGACAGTTCTTTTTCTTATACATCTTCTTTATCGCTTTTTGGGCTTTGCTGTTGACCTTAGATGGTATTGAAGTCTTTGATGCCCTGGGTCTCAGCGTCAGCACCATGGGCAATATCGGCCCTGCTTTCGGTATTGCCGGGGCAACTTGCACATATGCAGGCTTATCGGTGTTCAGCAAAAGCATTCTGTGCATTTCTATGCTGCTTGGCCGTTTGGAAATGTTTACCCTGCTGGTTATGCTGACGCCGGATTTTTGGCAGAAAGGAAATCGGTGGTAA
- a CDS encoding AEC family transporter, which translates to MMNNFWVAVGAVVPLFTLLFMGLVIKKLKLMTDSELAHTNRMVFTLFFFCMMFYNIYTTDLAHTVRPYLMLFGGAGVLLVCLLAGMLTCFFDKDNRHRGAMIQAIFRSNFVLFGIPIVGNIFGDSALAIPSMMIAVIVPIYNVLAVFVLETFRGGRFALWPILLGILKNPMIMGAIVAVILRLIDFPVPKPVLKGIGQVAAATTPVALIILGASFKGGSFHNHLPQLISCVTARLVIVPAVALSLAIYLGFRDIELVTLLAIFASPCAVASFAMAQQMGSDADLAGNCVVYTTGLSCFTIFCWVFVLKTLGLF; encoded by the coding sequence ATGATGAATAATTTTTGGGTAGCGGTAGGGGCCGTAGTGCCGCTCTTTACCCTGCTCTTTATGGGACTGGTCATTAAAAAGCTGAAGCTTATGACGGATTCGGAACTGGCACATACCAACCGTATGGTCTTTACCTTGTTTTTCTTCTGCATGATGTTTTATAACATCTACACCACGGATTTGGCCCATACGGTGCGGCCTTACCTGATGCTGTTCGGCGGCGCGGGCGTTTTGCTGGTATGCCTGCTGGCTGGCATGCTGACTTGCTTTTTTGACAAGGACAATCGCCATCGGGGAGCCATGATTCAGGCCATCTTCCGCAGCAATTTCGTGCTGTTCGGCATTCCGATTGTCGGCAATATCTTCGGCGATTCGGCACTGGCCATTCCGTCCATGATGATTGCGGTGATTGTACCCATCTATAACGTGCTGGCGGTATTCGTGCTGGAAACCTTCCGCGGGGGGCGTTTTGCCCTGTGGCCGATTCTGCTGGGCATCCTCAAAAATCCCATGATTATGGGGGCGATTGTGGCTGTTATCCTGCGGCTTATTGACTTCCCCGTGCCCAAGCCGGTGCTCAAAGGCATTGGGCAGGTGGCGGCGGCCACAACACCAGTGGCGCTGATTATCTTGGGCGCATCCTTCAAGGGTGGGAGCTTCCATAATCATCTGCCACAGCTCATCAGTTGCGTGACGGCAAGGCTCGTTATCGTGCCGGCAGTGGCACTGAGTCTAGCAATTTATCTGGGCTTTCGGGATATTGAACTCGTGACACTTTTGGCTATCTTTGCCTCCCCCTGCGCCGTGGCCAGCTTCGCCATGGCACAGCAGATGGGAAGTGACGCGGATTTGGCAGGGAACTGCGTGGTGTATACTACGGGGCTGTCGTGCTTTACCATATTCTGCTGGGTATTTGTGCTGAAAACATTGGGGCTGTTTTGA
- a CDS encoding PBECR4 domain-containing protein has translation MDLLYEAAKDYSELLDKDYHITAVYKDEVIELSFYFLPEHFYHLIGFHKLLDESYAHLFLRRDEKYGYVPCSFFCRSDDRYIRNNKKYRVKSFSITARG, from the coding sequence ATGGATTTATTGTACGAAGCAGCTAAAGATTATAGTGAACTGTTGGATAAGGATTATCATATTACGGCAGTTTATAAGGACGAGGTCATAGAACTGTCTTTTTATTTTTTGCCGGAGCATTTTTATCATTTGATTGGTTTCCATAAATTGCTGGATGAGTCATATGCACATCTTTTCCTGCGCAGGGATGAGAAGTATGGCTATGTGCCATGTTCTTTTTTCTGTCGCAGTGATGATCGATATATTCGCAATAACAAAAAGTATCGTGTGAAGTCATTTTCCATAACGGCAAGAGGATAA
- a CDS encoding ABC transporter substrate-binding protein, which yields MKKLIALLLASVMMIVAAGCGGGEQAKDNGKSGGGDKKITMGFSQIGAESEWRTANTESIKKAAEEAGINLQFSDAQQKQENQIKAIRSFIAQGVDIIAFVPIVETGWDTVLKEAKDAKIPVVVVDRDVKLADDSLYVAKIGTDSVKEGNNVFKWIDEYMAKEKKTPRDGGSQYNVVVLEGTVGSSVAIRRQEGFKDAMAKSPNAGKYNILASQTGEFTRQKGQEVMESFLKSYGPKIDILFAHNDDMALGAIQAIEKAGLKPGKDITIISIDGVKGMFQAMIDGKANCTVECNPLQGKLLMETAKKILAGEKVEKLVYVDEGVFPADVAAKTLPERKY from the coding sequence ATGAAAAAGCTCATAGCATTATTACTAGCAAGCGTTATGATGATTGTTGCTGCCGGCTGCGGCGGTGGTGAACAGGCCAAGGACAACGGCAAGTCCGGTGGCGGTGACAAGAAGATTACCATGGGCTTCTCCCAGATCGGAGCGGAATCCGAATGGAGAACGGCCAACACGGAATCCATTAAGAAAGCAGCTGAAGAAGCTGGTATCAACCTCCAGTTCTCGGATGCTCAGCAGAAACAGGAAAATCAGATTAAAGCTATTCGTTCCTTTATCGCTCAGGGCGTTGACATTATCGCCTTCGTTCCTATCGTAGAAACGGGTTGGGATACGGTTCTCAAAGAAGCTAAAGATGCCAAAATCCCGGTCGTTGTTGTTGACCGCGATGTGAAGCTGGCTGATGATAGCCTCTATGTTGCTAAAATCGGTACTGACTCCGTAAAAGAAGGCAACAACGTTTTCAAATGGATTGACGAATACATGGCTAAAGAAAAGAAGACCCCGCGTGATGGTGGCAGCCAGTACAACGTAGTTGTTCTCGAAGGCACTGTTGGTTCCTCCGTTGCTATCCGCCGTCAGGAAGGCTTCAAAGATGCTATGGCAAAATCTCCGAATGCAGGCAAGTATAACATCCTCGCTTCCCAGACTGGTGAATTCACCCGTCAGAAAGGCCAGGAAGTTATGGAATCTTTCCTGAAATCCTATGGTCCGAAAATCGACATCCTCTTTGCTCATAACGACGATATGGCTCTCGGTGCTATTCAGGCAATCGAAAAAGCTGGCCTCAAACCCGGCAAGGACATCACCATCATCTCCATCGATGGCGTAAAAGGTATGTTCCAGGCTATGATTGACGGCAAAGCAAACTGCACCGTAGAATGCAACCCGCTTCAGGGCAAGCTCCTGATGGAAACGGCTAAGAAGATTCTAGCCGGTGAAAAAGTTGAAAAACTGGTTTACGTTGACGAAGGTGTATTCCCTGCTGATGTAGCAGCTAAGACCCTGCCGGAACGCAAATACTAA
- a CDS encoding sugar ABC transporter ATP-binding protein, with the protein MAQALLEMRHITKEFPGVRALSNVDFTLHAGEIHSLMGENGAGKSTLVKVLTGVYPRDGGTVFLNGKAINPKTPKDAQDCGISTVYQEVNLCSNLTVAENIFIGREPRKFGMIDWKTINRRAAELLAKLDVHIDVTKTLDNYSVALQQMIAIARAVDVDAKILILDEPTSSLNEEETAHLFKIMRQLQKQGLGIIFISHFLDQIYEICDHITVLRNGELVGAYETAKLPRLELIAKMVGKDLNEVKDMDNFAEKSVPSDEVFLEAKGIGAVGKLNEVDVQIHKGEVIGFAGLLGSGRTETAELLFGINEINKGSLSINGKKLHLKNPMNAMEQKIGFCPEDRKLSGIIGDLSVRENIILAMQAKDGILRHIPYEEQVKIADDCIKLLRIKVSSREQLVKNLSGGNQQKVIIARWLATQPDLLILDEPTRGIDVGTKTEIQKMAISLAKKKGMAVVFISSEMDEMVRTCTKLVVMRDRRKVAELTGSDISSDGVMKAIAGGAA; encoded by the coding sequence ATGGCACAGGCACTACTGGAAATGCGGCATATCACCAAGGAATTTCCCGGGGTGCGGGCGCTGTCCAATGTGGACTTTACCCTGCATGCTGGCGAAATCCACTCCCTGATGGGGGAAAATGGTGCCGGTAAATCCACCTTGGTAAAGGTGCTGACTGGCGTATATCCCCGGGATGGAGGAACTGTGTTCCTGAACGGCAAAGCCATCAATCCCAAGACCCCGAAGGATGCACAGGACTGCGGTATTTCCACCGTTTATCAGGAAGTCAATCTCTGCTCCAACCTCACCGTAGCGGAAAATATCTTTATCGGCCGGGAACCGCGCAAGTTCGGCATGATTGACTGGAAGACCATCAACCGGCGGGCGGCGGAACTTCTGGCTAAACTCGATGTGCATATCGATGTAACCAAGACACTCGACAACTATTCCGTGGCGTTGCAGCAGATGATTGCCATTGCCCGGGCTGTAGATGTGGATGCCAAGATTTTGATTCTGGACGAGCCGACATCTTCCCTGAACGAAGAAGAAACTGCCCATCTCTTTAAGATTATGCGGCAGCTGCAGAAGCAAGGCTTAGGTATTATTTTTATCTCTCATTTCCTCGACCAGATTTATGAAATTTGCGACCATATCACGGTACTGCGCAACGGTGAACTGGTGGGCGCCTATGAAACGGCCAAGTTGCCGCGCCTTGAACTCATCGCCAAGATGGTTGGTAAAGACCTCAACGAAGTTAAGGATATGGACAACTTTGCTGAAAAGAGTGTGCCCAGTGACGAAGTATTCCTGGAAGCTAAGGGTATTGGCGCAGTCGGCAAGCTCAACGAAGTGGATGTACAGATTCACAAGGGCGAAGTTATCGGCTTTGCCGGACTCTTGGGCTCCGGCCGTACGGAAACGGCAGAACTCCTGTTTGGTATCAATGAAATCAACAAGGGCTCGTTGTCCATTAATGGCAAGAAGCTGCATTTGAAGAACCCCATGAATGCCATGGAACAGAAAATCGGTTTCTGCCCCGAAGACCGCAAACTATCTGGTATTATCGGTGATTTGTCCGTGCGGGAGAACATCATCCTCGCCATGCAGGCCAAAGACGGCATCCTGCGCCACATTCCCTATGAGGAACAGGTCAAGATTGCCGATGACTGCATTAAACTCTTGCGTATCAAGGTATCGAGCCGTGAACAGCTCGTGAAAAACCTCTCCGGTGGCAATCAGCAGAAGGTCATTATCGCTCGCTGGCTGGCTACCCAGCCCGACCTGCTGATTCTGGACGAGCCGACCCGCGGTATCGATGTGGGTACCAAGACCGAGATTCAGAAGATGGCTATTTCGCTGGCCAAGAAGAAGGGCATGGCGGTGGTGTTCATTTCCTCGGAAATGGATGAGATGGTGCGTACCTGCACGAAGCTGGTGGTTATGCGCGACCGCCGCAAGGTGGCCGAGCTTACCGGTTCTGACATTAGTTCCGATGGCGTGATGAAGGCCATTGCAGGAGGTGCAGCCTGA
- a CDS encoding ABC transporter permease: MEMLKKFSGSSLFLPVVALTVLLIFNTLFVDGFLTIQMTEDGHLYGRLVDILNRSCSLIILALGMTFVIATSGIDISVGAVVAISAAVVCTLIGGRGDGVAEMPMSVAMLAAVGVGVLCGMWNGLLVAKFKIQAVVATLILMTAGRGVAQLMTEGQIITVYYKPFEYIAGFLPNMPLPTNIFIALAMVILVAILMKKTSIGLFVQSVGINPTAARYAGINVTMVIFLVYAFSGLCAGVSGLIESSLIRAADANNAGLNMEMDAILAVALGGTLLSGGKFYVGGSVIGAITIQTLTTTMYALGVSADQLPVVKAAAVIIICLIQSKKAQEMFDKWKASRHSQQKNDTKAVIGKAVKQL; this comes from the coding sequence ATGGAAATGCTGAAAAAATTTAGTGGCAGTTCCCTTTTCCTGCCCGTAGTGGCATTGACGGTACTGCTCATATTCAACACCCTGTTTGTCGATGGATTTTTGACCATTCAAATGACCGAGGACGGTCATTTATATGGCCGCTTGGTAGATATTCTGAACCGTTCCTGCTCCTTGATTATCCTGGCTTTGGGCATGACCTTCGTCATTGCGACCAGCGGCATTGATATTTCCGTTGGTGCTGTGGTGGCAATCTCTGCCGCTGTGGTCTGCACGTTGATTGGCGGCCGTGGTGACGGCGTGGCCGAAATGCCCATGAGTGTTGCCATGCTGGCTGCTGTTGGCGTTGGTGTGCTTTGCGGTATGTGGAACGGCTTGCTTGTAGCCAAGTTCAAGATTCAGGCCGTTGTGGCAACGCTGATTCTGATGACCGCTGGCCGTGGTGTGGCCCAGCTCATGACCGAAGGGCAGATTATCACGGTTTACTACAAACCCTTCGAGTATATTGCCGGCTTCCTGCCCAATATGCCTCTGCCCACCAATATCTTTATTGCGCTGGCGATGGTCATTCTGGTGGCCATCCTGATGAAGAAAACCAGTATCGGCCTCTTTGTGCAGTCGGTCGGTATCAATCCGACGGCGGCAAGATACGCGGGCATCAATGTTACCATGGTAATCTTTTTGGTATACGCTTTTTCCGGTCTTTGCGCTGGCGTTTCCGGCCTGATTGAAAGCTCCCTGATTCGGGCGGCTGATGCCAATAATGCGGGCCTCAATATGGAAATGGATGCGATTCTTGCAGTCGCTTTGGGCGGTACACTGCTCTCGGGCGGTAAGTTCTATGTGGGCGGTTCCGTAATCGGTGCCATCACCATTCAGACGTTGACCACGACCATGTACGCTTTGGGCGTTTCGGCTGACCAGCTGCCGGTGGTAAAGGCCGCTGCCGTTATCATCATCTGCCTGATTCAGTCCAAGAAGGCACAGGAGATGTTTGATAAGTGGAAGGCTTCCCGTCATTCCCAGCAGAAAAATGATACCAAAGCAGTAATCGGAAAGGCGGTGAAGCAATTATGA
- the yjfF gene encoding galactofuranose ABC transporter, permease protein YjfF codes for MTSKLNQMIASKYFSFFVTLALFVILYGAGMAIYKGFMRPQVFLNLFIDNAALIIVTIGITFTLIIAGIDLSVGAVLALVCMVLAWLLANTGIPLSLAVLLVLVMGTVFGAVQGYIITKFDLQPFIITLAGMFFCRGLTAVISQDTIQIVNPDWVALASYRIDLGVGFVSIGAVVALIMIAIAALVLGFTKFGRAVFAIGGSESSAALMGLPVFRTKVMVYAISGFCASMGGLAYSLIMLTGYNLHGLGMEMDAIASSVIGGTLLTGGVGFIPGALIGVLIQGVILTFISFQGTLSAWWTKIVVGALLCVFIIMQAFITEQKSKLSSKSSMEDNNNPPQAAPAAQ; via the coding sequence ATGACCAGCAAACTCAATCAGATGATTGCTTCCAAGTATTTCTCCTTCTTTGTAACCTTGGCGCTCTTTGTGATTCTCTATGGAGCGGGCATGGCCATTTATAAGGGCTTTATGCGGCCGCAGGTTTTTTTGAACCTCTTTATTGACAATGCGGCGCTGATTATCGTTACGATTGGCATCACCTTTACGCTGATTATCGCGGGCATTGACCTTTCCGTAGGTGCGGTGCTGGCGCTGGTCTGCATGGTGCTGGCATGGCTGCTCGCCAATACGGGGATTCCTTTGAGCCTCGCGGTGCTGCTGGTGCTCGTCATGGGCACGGTGTTCGGTGCGGTGCAGGGCTATATCATTACAAAATTTGACTTGCAGCCCTTTATCATCACGCTGGCAGGTATGTTCTTCTGCCGCGGCCTCACGGCGGTTATCTCGCAGGACACCATTCAGATTGTCAATCCCGATTGGGTGGCACTGGCCAGCTACCGTATTGATTTGGGCGTGGGCTTTGTGTCCATTGGTGCAGTTGTGGCACTCATTATGATTGCCATTGCAGCTCTGGTGCTGGGCTTTACGAAATTTGGCCGGGCTGTTTTCGCCATCGGCGGCAGTGAATCTTCGGCAGCGCTCATGGGCCTTCCGGTATTCCGCACGAAGGTTATGGTCTATGCTATTTCCGGTTTCTGCGCTTCCATGGGTGGTCTTGCCTACAGCCTGATTATGCTGACGGGATATAACCTGCATGGCCTGGGAATGGAAATGGATGCCATTGCATCTTCGGTTATCGGTGGTACGCTGTTGACCGGTGGTGTAGGTTTTATCCCCGGTGCACTTATCGGTGTCCTGATTCAGGGCGTAATTTTGACCTTTATCAGCTTCCAGGGGACCCTGTCGGCATGGTGGACCAAGATTGTGGTCGGTGCACTGCTCTGCGTCTTCATCATCATGCAGGCCTTCATCACGGAGCAAAAGAGCAAACTCTCCTCCAAGAGCTCTATGGAAGACAACAACAATCCACCTCAGGCAGCGCCTGCGGCACAATAG